From the genome of Methylocystis heyeri:
GGGCAGACGTTGCACGTGAACGGCGGCATGGCGATGATTTGACATAGAGAAGCGCGGCCCGCGCCGCCGCCGGAGATTCCCTGCGGGGCCTTGATCGCAGCCTCTCGCCTTCAAAGTTGAAGTGTGCTACCAGACGCCTCGCCGCGAAGGGGGCTTCGGCTTTTCGATCGCCGGCTTCGAGCCGGCCAGGCGCTCTTGCGTCGGTCCGCTATCGCCTGATAAGGCGATATTGCGACCCAAGATTAAGGAAAGTGCGATCGACCTCGGCTCGTCAGGAGCCGCCGGCCGCCAAAGTTTAGGGAGCGGCCTGCGATGTGTTGTCGCGGGCGCAAATTCGAACGAGGATCAGAGCAAATGAGCGATGTCGCCGAGCGCGTGAAGAAGATCGTTGTCGAACACCTCGGCGTCGAGCCGGAGAAGGTCGTCGACAAAGCGAATTTCATCGACGATCTGGGAGCCGACTCCCTCGATATCGTCGAGCTGGTGATGGCCTTCGAGGAAGAATTCGGAATCGAGATTCCCGACGACGCCGCCGAGACGATCCTCACGGTCGGCGACGCCGTGAAATTCCTGGAGCAGGCCAAAGCCGCCTGAGCCGTCTTCCGCACAAGCGCCCGACGCGAGCTTTTGCCCGTCGTGCGCTTGGAGCGCAAGTTTCTTGTCGAAAGAACATCCTTTCCGAGAGTGAGCCATGCGCAGGGTGGTGGTCACCGGTCTCGGCATTGTATCGCCGTTGGGCTGTGGCGTTGACGTGAATTGGAAGCGGTTGATAGCCGGGGAATGCGGCTTCAAGCGCATCGATACTTTCGAGGTTTCCGACCTCGCCTGTCAGATCGCGGCGATGGTGCCCCGCGCCTCCGGCGTTGAGGGCGCGTTCAATCCCGACGACTGGTTCGATCCCAAAGAACAGCGGAAGGTCGACGACTTCATCATCTACGGCGCCGCCGCCGCGACCCAGGCCCTGTCCGACGCCGGCTGGAAAGCCGACACTCCGGAAAAGCAGGAAACCACCGGCGTTCTGATCGGCTCCGGCATCGGCGGCCTCGGCGGCATCTACGAGACCTCGATAACGCTGAAGGAAAAAGGCCCCCGGCGCGTTTCGCCCTTCTTCATATCCGGACGCATCATCAATCTGGCGTCGGGATATGTTTCGATCATGCACGGCTTGAAGGGCCCAAATCACGCGGTCGTCACGGCGTGTTCGACGGGCGCCCATGCGATCGGGGACGCGGCGCGTCTCGTCGCGCTGGGCGAAGCGGAGGTCATGGTCGCCGGCGGCGCCGAGTCGCCGGTGAACCGGATCGGCGTTGCGGGCTTCGCCGCGTGCCGGGCCCTCTCGACAGGCTTCAACGACCGTCCGGAGGCGGGCTCCCGTCCTTACGACCGCGACAGGGACGGTTTCGTCATGGGCGAGGGCGCCGGCTGCGTCGTGCTGGAGTCCTACGAGCACGCCAAGGCCCGCGGCGCCCGGATCTACGCCGAGATCATCGGCTATGGAATGTCGGGGGACGCCTACCACATCACCGCGCCCGCTCCCGACGGCGACGGCGCCTATCGGTGCATGAAGATCGCTTTGAAGCGCGCCGGCCTGTCCGTCTCCGACATCGACTATGTCAACGCCCATGGCACGTCGACGCCGCTCGGCGACGAAATCGAGCTGAACGCCGTGCAGCGGCTGCTCGGAAACGAGGAACCCAGGCTCTCGATGTCGTCGACCAAATCGGCCATCGGGCATCTTCTCGGCGCGGCCGGGGCGGTCGAGGCGATCTATTCGATTCTGGCCTTGCGCGACCAGGTGGCGCCGCCGACGCGCAATCTGGACAATCCTTCGGTGGAGACGGAAATCGACCTCGTCCCCCATGTGGCGCGCAAACGCAAGATCGACGTGGCGCTTTCCAATTCCTTCGGCTTCGGCGGAACCAACGCGTCGCTGGTGTTGCGCCGGGCGGACTGACGAGAGACCTGCGGGCGGGTTCGCCGAGAGCGTCCCGCCCGTCGCTCCGACGGGTTATCTTCTCGCTTGGGCGATTCATCCCGGATAAAGGGCGCGAGGCGTCCCGGGACGAGACCTTATCCACAGCGGTTGCCGCGGATCGTCGCCCAATCCAGGAAAGATTCGTGTTTTCGCCACAATCGACGATAGTCTGGCCGCTACGGCGTAGGCCGCCCGGGCGGCGCGTCGCCAGGGGCCGGGCTGCGACCATGGGGCCGCCCATTTTTGGCGCAAGCGAGCCGGTCCTTGGATAGAATGAGCGCCGGAAGGGCTCGTTACGATAGTGGTTTGGTCGGGCGCTCACGGCTCGTTGGCGGATCGGGTTCTGCGGGCGCTCGCTTTCGGTTTTTCCCACTTCCTTAAGGCTGTGGGCGAATCCAGTTTGCCGGCGAGAAATGGCGTGACCCATGAACGATAGCGAAATCGGCGGAAAGCCCGCAGCTTCGGAACAGGAGCCGACGACTCGGCAACCCGACGGCGAAGAGGCTGCAGCGACTTCTCCCGGCGGCAGGCCCAGCCTGTTTGAGCGTGGCCGCGCGGCGTTATTCAAGCCCAGGGCCGCCAAGCCCTCGGCCCCGCCTCCGCCCCCGCCGCGCAAAAAAAAGCGCCGGGACGGCACGCTGTCCGCGATGAGCGGCTTCCTCAGCTTCATATTGGTGGCGCTGGTCGCCGGCGTTTTCGGCCTGATCTCCGCCCGTCACGTCCTCAACGAGCCGGGGCCGTTGCATGCGGACAAGGTGGTCTATCTGCCGCCGCGCAGCGACGCTCCCGAAATGATCGCGCAGCTCGAACGCGAGGGCGTGATCGACAATCCGACGCTGATGAACATCTCTCTGCTGGTCTCCGGAAGGATCGGCGCTCTCAAGCCCGGCGAATATCTCTTCAAGCAGAGCGTCAGCATGCAGGAAGTGATCGACGAGCTGATCGCGGGACGCCAGCTTCTGCACGCGATCACCATTCCCGAGGGGCTGACCAGCGAACAGATCCTGCAGCGCCTGCGCGACAGCGAGGTTCTCGCCGGCGACGTGATGGACACGCCGAAGGAAGGCGCCCTCCTGCCGGAGACCTACAAGGTCGCGCGGGGTTATCCGCGCTCCAAGCTGATCGCCAAAATGCAGGAAGACCAGCGCAAGCTGGTCGATCAGATATGGGCGCGCCGCAGCCGCGACCTGCCTTTCCGCACCCCCTATGAACTGGTGACGCTGGCTTCCATCGTCGAGAAGGAAACCGGCAAGGCCGAGGAGCGGCCCCACGTCGCCGCGGTCTTCGTCAACCGTCTCCGGAAGGGCATGCGGCTGCAATCAGATCCCACCATCGTCTATGGGTTGGTGGGCGGCAAGGCGACGCTCGGTCGGGGCATCACGCGGTCCGAGATCGACAAATACACGCCCTACAACACTTACGCCGTCGACGGGCTGCCCCCCGGGCCGATCGCCAATCCGGGGCGCGCCGCGCTCGAGGCGGCGGCGAACCCGGCCCATTCGGCCGATCTCTATTTCGTGGCGGACGGGACCGGCGGGCATGTGTTCGCGGAAACGCTCGACCAGCACAATCGCAATGTGGTGAGATGGCGCCAGATCGAGCGCGACACCAAAGAAAAGCCGGCGCCAGACGTCGACCGTCTCACGCCCGGCGCCGCTCCGCCCGCGCCTCGCGATCAGCATGGGCGGGCCGGGCCGAGCGGCCGGCTGATCCAGCTGGGCGAGAGACATGAAGACTATCCTCCGGCCGGGCGCATGGCCGAGGATGACGGCCCCACCCATCGGCTTGGCAAATTCGGCCCGGAGGCGGGCCTGATGGCCATCGAATCCTTCGACGATCCGAGCTTCGGCGCCGCGCCTTCGAGCCGGGCGGTTCGTCCTGCGCGCCCGTTCTTCAGCCTGGCCGAAGCGCAGCCGAGGAGCCTCTCCACCTTCGATCCGGTCGCCGTGGCCGCCGCGGCGGCGGCGTCGGCTCGCCCGGGCGACGGCGGGGACATCGACGTCGCGCCCGAGGGGCCGGACGGCAAGCCCGTGGCCGACGCGGGGCCCGAGGTGACGAGCTATCCCGTCTCGGCGCGCGCCCGCGCCGAGCAGAAGGCGCGGGCGGCCCGGCTCGGCCTCACTGCGGGCTCCGACGATCTGCCCGACGGCGTGGTCGGCGCGCGCGACGCCGCCGCCGAGGCCCCGGCGCAGATGCTCGCCGCCGCCTCCGCGGTCGAAGGCCCTGGAGGGCAACAGCCGCGCCGTTATCGCGCGATAGACGCTTCCGAGGGCACCGCGCTGGA
Proteins encoded in this window:
- a CDS encoding acyl carrier protein, producing the protein MSDVAERVKKIVVEHLGVEPEKVVDKANFIDDLGADSLDIVELVMAFEEEFGIEIPDDAAETILTVGDAVKFLEQAKAA
- the fabF gene encoding beta-ketoacyl-ACP synthase II, encoding MRRVVVTGLGIVSPLGCGVDVNWKRLIAGECGFKRIDTFEVSDLACQIAAMVPRASGVEGAFNPDDWFDPKEQRKVDDFIIYGAAAATQALSDAGWKADTPEKQETTGVLIGSGIGGLGGIYETSITLKEKGPRRVSPFFISGRIINLASGYVSIMHGLKGPNHAVVTACSTGAHAIGDAARLVALGEAEVMVAGGAESPVNRIGVAGFAACRALSTGFNDRPEAGSRPYDRDRDGFVMGEGAGCVVLESYEHAKARGARIYAEIIGYGMSGDAYHITAPAPDGDGAYRCMKIALKRAGLSVSDIDYVNAHGTSTPLGDEIELNAVQRLLGNEEPRLSMSSTKSAIGHLLGAAGAVEAIYSILALRDQVAPPTRNLDNPSVETEIDLVPHVARKRKIDVALSNSFGFGGTNASLVLRRAD
- the mltG gene encoding endolytic transglycosylase MltG, whose protein sequence is MNDSEIGGKPAASEQEPTTRQPDGEEAAATSPGGRPSLFERGRAALFKPRAAKPSAPPPPPPRKKKRRDGTLSAMSGFLSFILVALVAGVFGLISARHVLNEPGPLHADKVVYLPPRSDAPEMIAQLEREGVIDNPTLMNISLLVSGRIGALKPGEYLFKQSVSMQEVIDELIAGRQLLHAITIPEGLTSEQILQRLRDSEVLAGDVMDTPKEGALLPETYKVARGYPRSKLIAKMQEDQRKLVDQIWARRSRDLPFRTPYELVTLASIVEKETGKAEERPHVAAVFVNRLRKGMRLQSDPTIVYGLVGGKATLGRGITRSEIDKYTPYNTYAVDGLPPGPIANPGRAALEAAANPAHSADLYFVADGTGGHVFAETLDQHNRNVVRWRQIERDTKEKPAPDVDRLTPGAAPPAPRDQHGRAGPSGRLIQLGERHEDYPPAGRMAEDDGPTHRLGKFGPEAGLMAIESFDDPSFGAAPSSRAVRPARPFFSLAEAQPRSLSTFDPVAVAAAAAASARPGDGGDIDVAPEGPDGKPVADAGPEVTSYPVSARARAEQKARAARLGLTAGSDDLPDGVVGARDAAAEAPAQMLAAASAVEGPGGQQPRRYRAIDASEGTALDPLRDRSWDLSSAKVVPASASLR